Part of the Priestia megaterium genome, AACCAAATTATTTTGTGGACGTTACAGGTACCATGGAGTTTAAACTTAATGCACTTAAACATTATGATATTGAAATGAGGAAGTTTCCTCACCCTCGTTCTTACGAAGGTATTGAGTACTTAGGAAGGTTGCGTGGAATGAGCGTTGGAGTACCTTATGCTGAAGCCTTTGAAATTATACGGAGGGTTTGGAAATGAAAAATGAGATTACTTTTCCCTACCCTTATATAGTCGAAAGATTAGACCAATATTATGGACTTAAATCATCTTCTTCAAAAAAAATTCTTTCAAAGGAACATTCTAAAAAAAGAACCATTTCAAAAAAAGGCTCAAAAAAGAAATTCTCTATTTTAATAGCTACATTTTGGAGCTTCCCTCATGTAGGAGGACTTTCTAATTATATTTCTGCTCTCAGTAAAGGGTTAAAGAGTCAAGGACATAAAGTGGATATTATTTCTCCTAATCAATTTTCAACTTCAAAAGTAAACCATTTTCGGGAGAGTGTTACTCCAAATTTAAAAAGCTTTTTCACAAGACGCTATGGGAGTTATAATGAACGAATTTTAAATCATAAAAGACTCATATACGTATACGAAAAAATGCTTGAAACAATAGACTTAGAAAAATACGATATCCTTCATGCTCAAGATTTATTTACAGCAAATATCTTAGGAAGATTTAATGAAGGCTACGGGAAGCCTTTATTCTATACACCCCATGGTATGTTTACGTTTAACAGACTAAAGTTTAACATAATCAAAAAAGGCTCTGTTGAAGAAGCATATTTTAAAGAACTTGAAAGTAAAGCGATAGAATATGCAAGTCACATTATTGTTCTTAGTAATTCGTTTCGTGAACCATTAATAAAATTAGGTGCTAAAAATAGAAATATAACCACAGTCATTACAGGTATTGATTATCCAAACAACCAAAGGCAAGAAAAAGAAACACCTCCACAAAAACTTACTATTACATGCGTAGCTAGACTTGGTCCACGAAAAGGACATAACTATTTATTTGAAGCGTTATCACGTCTTGAAAAATATACCACTAGTATTGAGGTATTGATTGTTGGTGATGGACAAATGAGAGAAGCATTAGAAAAGCAGAGAATGGCTCTTGGTTTATCAATGGTCAAATTCTTAGGATCCAGAGATGACGTACCTTCAATCTTAAGTAAAACCGATATTTTTGTACTTCCGACAATCAACGATAGCTTACCTCTTTCAATAATCGAGGCTATGCATAGTGGAACTGCTGTAATTTCAACGAATTGCGGAGGCATTCCCGAGCTTATAAAGCATAGTAAAACAGGAATTATTGTTGAACCAGGAAATTCAGTACAATTAGCTCATGCATTAAAATTTCTGATTACAAATAAAGAGGCTCGAAATAAAATGAGTACTAATGCTAAAATTTTCGCGGAAAAACACTTAACAATAAATAGTATGATAGGAAGAATAGAACATTTATACAAAAATTTTTGGGGGATGAATTAACGCATGAAACATGAACATTCTGCAGTTGTTCTTGACTTGAGTGCAAATGGGGTTGGAATTATTAGAAGTTTAGCAAGAAAGGGTATAAAAGTTTACGCTTTTGACACAGAAAAACCATATAAAATAGGAAAATCACGCCTCGCTACTTGCAGTATATGCCCTAGCCCCTTAACTGAAGAAAAGAAACTATTAGAATTCTTAATCAATTTATCTAAAAAGATAGGTTTAAAGCCTGTCTTGTACACAGGAGCAGATGACTATGTACAATTCATCTCGAAAAATCGAGATGAATTGTTAAAATATTTCTTGTTTTTATTTCCCGATCATTCTTTAATTGAACAAGTACTTGATAAAAACAAAACCTATGAACTAGCCTTTAAGCATAATATTCCATGCCCGAGAACATATGTGATAGAGAGTAAAGAAGAACTTGAAGATGCTATTGTAAATCTTGATTTCCCTTGTATTTTAAAGCCTGTACTTGGTCACGAATTTAGAAAAAAAATCAATAAAAAAGCGATTGTGCTAGAAACTCCTAATCAATTAAGGAGTGAATATCCACTCTACAGAGAATATGGAAAACTAATTATTCAAGAGCTTATTCCTGGAGACAACCAGTGTTTTTATAAGGTAGCAACCTTTTATGATGATAATATGAATCTCCTCGCATTATTCTCCTTACAAAAGAATCATCAATTCCCTGCAGAATTCGGAACAGGGGCTCATATTGTTAGTAAAAAAGTGCCGGAACTTATCGATATATGTATCCCATTTTTTGAAGAAATAAAGCTTAAAGGTATTGGTATGGCTGAATTCAAAAAAGACCCTCGAGATGGTGTTTACAAATTTATTGAAATAAACCCTCGTTTTTGGTTAACACACAGCCTAACAGGTCCTGCAGGCATTGATTTCGTCTATATCTATTATTTGTATTTAACTAATCAAAATCCAGAACCTAGATTACACCAAATAGACCGTATTAATTGGATTTATCTTGTGAGATATTACCTTACTTTTCTTGAAAAGAAAAAGAAATCAGAAATGACCTTTAAAGACTTTTATAGAGGATTACAAGGTCAAAAAGAGTTTGCTTTATTTGCATGGGATGATCCAATGCCATTTTTCAGAAGCGCATGGTCTCATTTAATTAATGCCTGGAAACGCAAACGAAAGGAATGAATGCTATGCATGACCTTAAAACACTATATCATCAGTTTGAACAATTAAAAATAGCTGAAAAACTTTCTTATTCTATTGGTGAAAAAGTTATCATCGTTCCCTCAGAAATCACATGCCTGAAGTCAACTAAACGAAGCAGTATATACAAACTACTTCTTCGAAGAAGTAATAACTATTATCCAGTTATTTTCAAGGTTTACAATTCAACAGCTTATAAAAACGAAGTAGAAATTAATATTTATAAAAAAGCTTATACTATTTTAAAAGAGTTTTTACCTCGTATTTATCTTATCGAAACGGTCAAAAACGAAACATGGATATTTATGGAATTCGTTAACCAGATACGTGGTCAATTAACCTTCTCTCCAGCCCACTTTCAATATATTATCCCCAGTATAGCTAAACTTCATGGCCAAACTTTCGAAAATAGATTTAAAAAGAACAAAAGTGTTTGGAAGGGTTGGCTTCCTGTTTATACATCTACTTCTATGAAAAAAAATCGAGTTAAATACATGAACCAAACAGTTGATTTACTAAACGCTGCAATTAAAGACAAACGTATTAGCGATATAATAAAGCCTTATTATCCATCGTTAATCAAGCTATATAATAAAGGACCTGATTTCTTCCCTGAATTAGTTGAAAATGGATCGTCTATTACTCATGGTGATCTTCATATGCAAAATATATGTAGCAAAAATGTTACTCAAAATACTCCATGGAATATTCAATTTATTGATTGGGAATCAGCAAAATACTCATCAGTATGGTTTGATATGGTTGTATTAGTGGAATTACTGTTAGGTTTCAGAAAAGATTGGCAACAAAATGCAGAAGAAATTCGGACCCAGTGTGTAAAGATATATGTGAATGAGATGAAGAAATACGGCATTATCTTCACAACAGATCCAATGACCCTCTATAAGATGGCCTACCTGCAACGGACTTTAGAAAGAGGTCTCCACACTCAACTAAGAAGAATCTCCGACAATCGTGAAGGTGAGTTGTTAAGTTATCATCTAGAGAAAATTTCAACATGGGGTGGAGAGTTAGGAATATATGAGTGACAAACTTAAGTCAAACGATTTTCCTGAAAAAGGAGATGAATTCACTACTGTATAGTTATATAACATATTAATAATTTATTCTATTGTTCTTTCTCCTCTTTCTCCTCTTTCTCCCTTGTGAACTTCATTTCGATACTTCCCTTTTCACCTAAATCATTTAGTGTTAAACCTCTTGTTTCTTTTTATACTCTTTTTATCTACAATAATCTTTTCTAATCTCACTTTAATCCCTCATTTTAAAAGAAATTTCCACAATTGAGTTATAAATATAACTAGTTTAAAAGCCGTTTTTTCCTGAATGTACAAGCAACTTTTCTATTTGAAAATAAAATATATAGAAACACCAATTCTAAATAAAGGTAGGGAATTAATTTGACTAAATCTTATTATAATCAAGAAGATGACAATAAATATTTCTTAAAGACTATATATGATAGCCGCGAAAATAAATGCAAAGACAAGCATGAAAAAGATTACGACAAAGATAAACACAAAGACAAGCATGAAAAAGATGACAACAAATATTTCTTAAAGACTATATATGATAGCCGCGAAAATAAATGCAAAGACAAGCATGAAAAAGATTATGGCAAAGATAAATGCAAAGACAAGCATGAAAAAGATTATGGCAAAGATAAATGCAAAGACAAGCATGAAAAAGACTACGGCAAAGATAAATGCAAAGACAAGCATGAAAAAGATTATGGCAAAGATAAATGCAAAGACAAACATGAAAAAGACTATGGCAAAGATAAATGCAAAGACAAACATGAAAAAGACTATGGCAAAGATAAATGCAAAGACAAGCATAAAAAAGACTATGGTAAAGATAAATGCAAAGACAAGCATGAAAAAGATTATGGCAAAGATAAGCGCAAAGACAAACATGAAAAAGATTACGGCAAAGATAAATGTAAGCAAAAATACAATGAGGATTATACTAATTAAAACGTTTAAGTCTATATTTTAGTGGTTTACAACTAAGTAAATGGAGAAAAGACTATTAGCTCTCGAGCTAATAGTCTTTTTGTTTAAATCATACCTTTTTACTCTACACGTTTTCTTTCAAAAATTTTATAAACTTGGGGCAGCCGTTAATTATTTAAAAAAACACATCGAACAGGTAAAGCTAGTCCGATGTGTTTTTTGAAGTCTAATATCTTAGAAATAACATTTTTTATTGTGGTTTTTATTTTGCTCTTTACAGCCAATGCAAAATGTTTTTTGAATGAAGACGTTTAACGTTCCAGCAGTAGTAGGAGATGGGTTGGAAACAGTCAATCTCTCAAAATCTTCAACTTGAAAAGCTCGCGTAGAACCTGCAGGTATAGTAGCCGAGATAGGCATTCTAGAACCTCTTGTGAATATTGAAACTATAAGGCCAGTAGTTACAGCTGATAATTGAAGAAGCGTTTTATTGTGGTTTTTAGTAAAGTCTTCAAAAACATTTACATCCGTAGCGCTAGCAGGAACTGCGATAGTTAATGGGATGTTTCCTGTTAAATTAGTTCCAGAACCTTCAATTGTATGATTTTCAACAAAGAATTTTTCATTACCTTTTTTCTTACTATATGAACCTCTATATGGGTAAGAAGCTTCTAAATAATACACATCATCTTTTTTATTATTACAATGACGATAGCTTTTTATATTAATCACTCCTTTTCTTTTTTATATGATATTTTATTCATTTATCTATAGATTGTTTGTGTGCTTGTCCATTAATGTTAAATTTTATGAATAAAGTTGATTTTTTCCTATTCTAATCTTGAATTAAAAGATAGTCAGAAAAATCAAAACAAGAGAAAGAACCTTTATATGAGGGATGATAATGTAGGTAACAGCTGTTTCTTTGTTGAAAGGTATACTTGTCCAATCCTTCTTAATAGATCGTGAATACTATATTAGTAATTCATTGATTGGGAGGAATGTTAGTGTTTAGTTGGCTTGCTTTAGCATCATCCGTATTTATTATTATATTGTTATTTTATACAGTAAAATATATAGTTACTCTTTTCTATCCAGAACCTCCAACAGCTTTTGAACCAAATCAAATGATTGTTAAATTTAATGAAAATGTATGTGGGCAAAGAGCAGCAGAGATTCACAGTAAAAATAAATGTACTGTATTAGAAGAGAATAATGATTTAGGATATCACCTCGTATACTCAAAAAAGAATATAGAGAAACTTATTAATATTTATGGTGACTTAGATGAAGTAGAGTATGCAGAACCAAACTATATTTTCAAAGCTTCTTATGTGCCAAACGATCCCTTCTACCCTTATCAATATGGTCCCCAAAAGGTACAAGCTCCTCCTGCTTGGGATGTTACAAGAAGTAACAGTAGTATAAAAATTGCAATCGTTGATACAGGTGTTCAACTTAACCATCCTGATTTAGCTTCAAAACTTTTACCTGGTTATAATTTCGTAGATGGAAATACAAACCCGAGTGACGGGAATGGTCACGGTACTCACGTAGCTGGTATTGCTGCAGCTGCAACCAATAATAGTTTAGGTATTGCTGGTATGGCTCCGTTAGCTTCTATATTGCCGGTTCGTGCACTTGATAATGCAGGTAACGGAACTCTAACTAATATTGCAAATGCCATTGTATATGCAGCTAATCAAGGTGCTCAAGTTATTAACTTAAGTTTAGGTGCTCCCCAAGGAGCCGTTACATTGGAAAATGCTATTAATTATGCTTGGAACAAAGGTGCTTTTATTGTAGCAGCTGCCGGAAATGATGGAGCTAACATCATAACATACCCTGCATATTATGATAATGTAATTGCTGTAGCTTCTACAGACCAAAATGATCAAAAATCTAGCTTCTCAAATTATGGTACATGGGTAGAAGTAGCAGCTCCTGGCACCAACATTCTATCCACCTATATTGGTAGTTATTATGCATATTTAAGCGGTACTTCAATGGCTTGTCCTCATGTAGCTGGGTTAGCAGCACTGCTAGCAGCTCAAGGTAAAAACAACATACAAATCAGAGATAATATTCAAACCACAGCTGACCCAATACTTGGTACAGGCTCATATTGGACTTATGGAAGGATTAATGCAAACCGAGCAGTTCGCCAAAGTTAATAATAAATATCTTTTACTCATTTAGTTATCTCTAATTTATATTCTTCTTTAAATATCCTCTAAAAAGGCACCATTTCTTATCCCATAAAAATTTTTCACCTTTCATCTCACAAAATATACCTCTTGTTCAATCAAATTATTCTTAATTGAACAAGAGGTTACCTTCTAATAAGCAACGCATTTTCCTTACATATTTTGTTTACGTTTATCAATCATTTCATAAACAAGATCTTCATTACTTTCTAAAAGTTCCTTAGTAGTTGTATGATGATTTTTTGCATGACGAGAAAAATTAGCTTTGCTATACCATTGCTGACATAGTGGACATGGCAATTCGTTTTCAATCTCATAATGGTTTGAGGTCCATCGTGTAGAAAAAGAAGAAGATTTGCCTGTATTGTTTCTTGTATACGATGTGTTCCCATGGTGTATAATCTTTTGTAGTTGTTCTGTAGTCACGGCAACCTCATTTGTATTCGAGTTGTATAGATTATCTTCTAATTCTTCTTTAATTAGCAAATATCCAGCCTCTGACATAGACAATCCTAACTCAACACAACGTTGTCGAAATTGCTCATATATACTTTCTGGTAACCGAATCGGTAACACTTTACTTTGTTCTTTTAATTTTGATCGACGAGCGTACTTATCTAATTTCCCCACTCTATCACCTCGTATATACAATTTGTATACATATTCAATAGGAAAGTCTTACGTTCCTGCTATTTATCCGACTACATTTTGTATACATCATGTAGTCATTGAGTTTTTTCATTTGAAAATATAGATGAAATGTTATTATTCATAACTTCATTTTTTGTAAGTGGATTTGAGTCAATAATTTGGACACAAAAAAGTTAAGTCTTAAGCTGTTTTTCTCATTTGATCCTCAATCGCTTGAGGAGTTTGATAGCCAAGGCTACTATGGATTCTGTTTCGGTTATACCATCCTTCTATAAACTGGAATATGGATACTTTTGCAGCTGAATAGTCTGTATATTGCGTATGATACACTTCTTCTTTCTTTAATATGGCATGAAACGATTCTATGCAGGCATTATCATAAGAGCAGCCTTTCTGGCTGAAAGACTGCTTCATCTCGTATTTGTGGACATGCTGAGTAAACTCACTACTTGTGTATTGTGAGCCAAGATCGGTATGAAGAAGTAAGCCCTTTCGGGGCCTTTGAGCAGTGTAAGCGTTTTGAAGTGCTTCAATGATCAGCTCTGATGTCATTGAACGGGAAAAAGAATAGCCAACAATTTTTTTAGAGTGTAAATCCAATACAGACGCCAAATAGCACCAACCATCTCTTACCGTAGGGATATACGTAATATCTGCCACCCATTTCTCATTAATAGTCTGTGTAGAAAAATCTCGTTTCAACAGTTTTTCTAGCTGCAGAACTTTTTCTTTTGACGGATAGGGACGATATTTTTTCTTTGTGATCGAACGAATTCCTGCCCGTTTCATTAAGCGTTGAACACGCTTTAGACTTAGATGACACCCGTTGTTTAATAAGGCCTGATGAATTTTTGGAGCGCCATAACGCGCTTTACTTTTCACATGAATTCGTTGGATTTCTTTCGTCAACTTCTGATCTTCCTCTTCACGGTTTGACACGGTCTTTTTGAACGAGTTGTAGTAGCTACTTCTCGGAATCGTTAACACTTCGCACATTTTCTGACGGTGTATTGCTCTTTATATGTCTCGATAAAATGGTTGAGCTCTGCTTCTGTTATTTTTTCGCGACTATGGCCATAGTCTTTTTTAGAATATCTAATTCTTGTTTTAACCGAAGGTTTTCCTTCTGAATCTCAGCTAATTCTTTAGGTGTTAGAGAGCCTTCCTCTGAACTGATAGGTGTAAATGCCTTCACCCACTTATAGATTGTTACTTCTGATACGCCATATTCGCTGCTTAATTCTTTAACCGAGTTTCCAGCATGATATAAATCCACAATCGTTTTCTTAAAGTCATCATTGTATTTTTTGCCTGCACGTTTACGTTCCATTTCGGACACATCCTCTCAAAGATTATTGTAAGGACTTAATTAAATAGTGTCCATGAAACTATACTAACTCCAATATGATAGACTTTTTGATGGTTGCATTTAAGATAATAACATTTTCGAGAGTATCAGGTATAAAAATAAAACAGGAAATCATTTTTAATAATAAATACTTATTCTCATTTATTTATTATAGTTATTACATATTTATTTTATTTTATATAGAAGTAAAAGTGTAAACTTACTTTCTATAAAAATAGGATATCTTTTATATTATTTGTAGAAAAATGCACTATTTGTCATCACTTAAAGTAAATGCTAAAACTTTATATTTTATTAAATAGTTTCAGTATTTACTTTTGTTCATGAAGATAATTTTATACAATTTATTTAATTTGATCACTTTAAAGATTTATTTCGTATTATGAATATAATACAAAATGTCAATATCCATTAAAAATATAGATAATATACTTATCTAAATAAGTAAAGAGTTTTTTAATCACTATAAAGAAATTTCTTTTAAAAAAGGTTATAAAAATATATCTTTTTTAAAAGCATAATCATTCGTTTTTTCCAAATAAAAAAGCAGTTTGCATATGCAAACTGCTTTTAAGATGACCCGTACGGGATTCGAACCCGTGTTACCGCCGTGAAAGGGCGGTGTCTTAACCGCTTGACCAACGGGCCAGTATGGCTCCACAGGTAGGACTCGAACCTACGACCGATCGGTTAACAGCCGATAGCTCTACCACTGAGCTACTGTGGAATATGGTGGGCCTAAGTGGACTCGAACCACCGACCTCACGCTTATCAGGCGTGCGCTCTAACCAGCTGAGCTATAGGCCCGTTATTTGGAGCGGGTGATGAGAATCGAACTCACGACATCAGCTTGGAAGGCTGAGGTTTTACCATTAAACTACACCCGCATGTTTTCTTAAAATGGCGGTCCCGACGGGAATCGAACCCGCGATCTCCTGCGTGACAGGCAGGCATGTTAACCGCTACACCACGGGACCAAGATATAAAATTAAAATGGCGGAGGAAGAGGGATTCGAACCCCCGCGGGCTTTAACACCCCTGTCGGTTTTCAAGACCGATCCCTTCAGCCGGACTTGGGTATTCCTCCGTATATTGTATGGTGGAGCCTAGCGGGATCGAACCGCTGACCTCCTGCGTGCAA contains:
- a CDS encoding exosporium protein D, with the protein product MINIKSYRHCNNKKDDVYYLEASYPYRGSYSKKKGNEKFFVENHTIEGSGTNLTGNIPLTIAVPASATDVNVFEDFTKNHNKTLLQLSAVTTGLIVSIFTRGSRMPISATIPAGSTRAFQVEDFERLTVSNPSPTTAGTLNVFIQKTFCIGCKEQNKNHNKKCYF
- a CDS encoding ecdysteroid 22-kinase family protein, with the translated sequence MHDLKTLYHQFEQLKIAEKLSYSIGEKVIIVPSEITCLKSTKRSSIYKLLLRRSNNYYPVIFKVYNSTAYKNEVEINIYKKAYTILKEFLPRIYLIETVKNETWIFMEFVNQIRGQLTFSPAHFQYIIPSIAKLHGQTFENRFKKNKSVWKGWLPVYTSTSMKKNRVKYMNQTVDLLNAAIKDKRISDIIKPYYPSLIKLYNKGPDFFPELVENGSSITHGDLHMQNICSKNVTQNTPWNIQFIDWESAKYSSVWFDMVVLVELLLGFRKDWQQNAEEIRTQCVKIYVNEMKKYGIIFTTDPMTLYKMAYLQRTLERGLHTQLRRISDNREGELLSYHLEKISTWGGELGIYE
- a CDS encoding glycosyltransferase family 4 protein, which encodes MKNEITFPYPYIVERLDQYYGLKSSSSKKILSKEHSKKRTISKKGSKKKFSILIATFWSFPHVGGLSNYISALSKGLKSQGHKVDIISPNQFSTSKVNHFRESVTPNLKSFFTRRYGSYNERILNHKRLIYVYEKMLETIDLEKYDILHAQDLFTANILGRFNEGYGKPLFYTPHGMFTFNRLKFNIIKKGSVEEAYFKELESKAIEYASHIIVLSNSFREPLIKLGAKNRNITTVITGIDYPNNQRQEKETPPQKLTITCVARLGPRKGHNYLFEALSRLEKYTTSIEVLIVGDGQMREALEKQRMALGLSMVKFLGSRDDVPSILSKTDIFVLPTINDSLPLSIIEAMHSGTAVISTNCGGIPELIKHSKTGIIVEPGNSVQLAHALKFLITNKEARNKMSTNAKIFAEKHLTINSMIGRIEHLYKNFWGMN
- a CDS encoding S8 family peptidase, giving the protein MFSWLALASSVFIIILLFYTVKYIVTLFYPEPPTAFEPNQMIVKFNENVCGQRAAEIHSKNKCTVLEENNDLGYHLVYSKKNIEKLINIYGDLDEVEYAEPNYIFKASYVPNDPFYPYQYGPQKVQAPPAWDVTRSNSSIKIAIVDTGVQLNHPDLASKLLPGYNFVDGNTNPSDGNGHGTHVAGIAAAATNNSLGIAGMAPLASILPVRALDNAGNGTLTNIANAIVYAANQGAQVINLSLGAPQGAVTLENAINYAWNKGAFIVAAAGNDGANIITYPAYYDNVIAVASTDQNDQKSSFSNYGTWVEVAAPGTNILSTYIGSYYAYLSGTSMACPHVAGLAALLAAQGKNNIQIRDNIQTTADPILGTGSYWTYGRINANRAVRQS
- a CDS encoding carbamoyl-phosphate synthase produces the protein MKHEHSAVVLDLSANGVGIIRSLARKGIKVYAFDTEKPYKIGKSRLATCSICPSPLTEEKKLLEFLINLSKKIGLKPVLYTGADDYVQFISKNRDELLKYFLFLFPDHSLIEQVLDKNKTYELAFKHNIPCPRTYVIESKEELEDAIVNLDFPCILKPVLGHEFRKKINKKAIVLETPNQLRSEYPLYREYGKLIIQELIPGDNQCFYKVATFYDDNMNLLALFSLQKNHQFPAEFGTGAHIVSKKVPELIDICIPFFEEIKLKGIGMAEFKKDPRDGVYKFIEINPRFWLTHSLTGPAGIDFVYIYYLYLTNQNPEPRLHQIDRINWIYLVRYYLTFLEKKKKSEMTFKDFYRGLQGQKEFALFAWDDPMPFFRSAWSHLINAWKRKRKE